Genomic window (Propionibacteriaceae bacterium ZF39):
TTCCTGCCGGTGGACTTCCCGGTCTATGAGGCTGCGAGTGACCAGGTCATGGCCACCCTGAAGGCTTGGCCGGGAGCCGTGGTGGAGGTGCTCGGCTGGGGCGAGGCGTTCGTGGGGATCGAGACCGAGGATCCGGAAGGCCAGGCGCGGGGCGTGCAGGCTGCGGTGTTCGACGCCACGGGCCTGCACTGCTCCATCGGCATCGGCGACACGCTGGTGAAGGCGAAGACTGCGACGGAGTTCGGGAAGCCCCAGGGAACCTTCGTCCTCACGCGCGAAAACTGGGCCGAGGTCATGGGCGAGCGGCCAGTCACCGATCTGTGGGGGATCGGGAAGAAGATCGGCGCGCGGCTCAATGCGATCGACATCGTCTCGGTGAACGACTTAGCGGCGGCGGAAGTCGAGGCTCTGATCGAAGCCTTCGGGCCGAGCTCTGGGGCGTACCTCTCGGAGCTGGGGCGCGGCGACGGCCGCGCCTGGCCGGACGATTCACCGTGGGTGCCGCGGGCGCGCGGGCACGAGACCACCTATCAGGCCGATCTCACCACGGCGGAGGTTCCTGCGGCTCTCGGTGAGCTGGCCGAGCAGGTCATGCAGGACCTGCGGAAGGAAGGCCGGCCCTGCGCGCGGGTGCACCTGAAGGTGCGGTTCGCGCCGTTCTTCACGAAGATGCGGGTACGCAAGCTCCGCGAACCGACCTGGGACCCCACCGTGGTCGCGGCCACCGCCCTGGACCTGTTCACGGAACTCGGGGACGAGCGACGGGTACGCCTGCTGGGGATCAGGGGCGAGATGGTGCCGCCGCCGGAGGGGTACTGACCGTTCCTGCGACAATGCTGCGGTGTTGACCATCGAGGGCCCCATCGCATCGTCTGCGGAACTGCTGACCCACGTCGTGTCGCGGATCGAGTCCGGTGAATGGATGGCGGGGGACCGGTTGCCGAGCGTACGCCGGCTCGCCGAGCAGCTGGGTCTGGCCCCGAACACCGTTGCCAAGGCCTATCGCGAACTCGAAGCGGCCGGCTGGGTCCACACGGCCGGGCGCCGGGGCACCCTCGTCGCGAGCCGTGAGGCCGGAGATGTCGAGGGACAGGCACTCGCCCTGGCGCGGGCGTACGCCCGGGAGATGCGGGGACTGGGACTGACCCCCGAGGCGATGGTGAGCTATCTCAATCGGGCCCTCGTGCAGGCCGAATAACGTCCGCGTGGTTTACGGATGCGACAGACCGGGGCGAATCATGTAAGCTCACTCCTCGGTCGGCAACGACCACGACAACACAACAGACGGGCTGTAGCGCAGCTTGGTAGCGCACTTGACTGGGGGTCAAGGGGTTTACCCCGCTCTGGTCGGCCCGAACAACTGAAAATCCATGCCACGGGCTGTGGCGCAGCTTGGTAGCGCACCTGACTGGGGGTCAGGGGGTCGCAGGTTCAAATCCTGTCAGCCCGACGTAAAAGCCCAGGTGAGAGCAGGTTTCTCACCTGGGCTTCATCATGTCCAGGGATCGGTTTCCGTGGTCCCCCTCTGGTCCCCCTGGAGTGGTGCCGGACGGTCGCCTGTGGACAGCCGGACCGCCTCGGCCCGCTCCCCTGTGGATAAGGGGACCAAAAGGGGACCAGAACGCCTGCGCGGCCACTCGCACCGGCGCGGGCGCATTACAGGCGCCTGGCTGAGGGGCCGCTGCGCCGAGCTTGCTTGCGCTGTCCGGCGGCGGAAAGGAAGGCGTTGGCCTGCTCGGCTGCCGAGGCGAGGTGCCGGTCGTCGGGGTGGAGGTAGCCGCGGGTGGTTTCCATCGAGGCGTGCCCGAGGATGTCTTGGAGGACGTGTAGCGGGATGCCGGCGTCGGCCATCCAGGTCGCCCCGGTGTGGCGCAGGCCATGCCGGGTGAGGTCGGGTAGTCCGAGCTTCGCGACGATGCTGTCCCAGTCGGTGGCGTCGCGGACGGTCGCGGTGGTGAGGTAGCCGCCCTTCGGGCCGACCAGCAACGAGTCTTCGGACCGCTTGCCTTCGGTGAGGCGTTCCAGCACCGGCCGGAGCGGTTCGAGGATCGGCACCCGGCGCTCTTTGCGGCTCTTGGTCGGCTTGGTCACCAGGCCGCCCTTGCCGGGGAAGACCTGCCTGCGGATCACGACGAGGTTCTTGCCGAAGTCCACGTCTCCGACCTGCAATCCGGACACCTCCGAGGACCGTGCGGCCAGCAGCGCGGCGAGCATCACGAAGTCGCTGTAGGACTGGTGCACCTTTCCGCACGCCTTGGCGAGCCGGTTGAGGGTCTTCATGTCTGGGATCGCGTGCGCCCGCGGGGAGGACTGTTCGGCGGACTGGCCGCGGAAGGCGTTGCGGTTCAGGCTCCGCTTGGCGCGGTTCTTGGCGGGGTTGATCTGGATCAGCCCGTCCCGGACCGCTTCATCGAGCACGCGGACCAGCGGCGCGATGGAGTTCTTGATGGTCGACGCTCCGTGGCGTTGCTCCCATTCATCAATGGTGCGGTCGATGATCCCCGCGGTGATCTGGGTGACGGGCAGGTGCCCGAGCGCAGGCAACACCCGCAGTTTGAGCCCGTACCCGTAGGTCTCGCCTGTGGAAGTCGGGTCCAGGCCCCGCGCCCACCGGTCGCCTATAGAGGTGACGAACTCCAACAGCGTCATCGACACGTCCATGCCCTTGGTCGATGAGTTGCGGAGCTGGTCGAAGAAGGCGTGCGCCGCGGCCTCGTCGGGCACGATCTCCGACCGGATGACACGGCGCTTGGTGGTCGGGTCGGTCCACCGGGCTCGGGCGCGGATGCCGTAGGAACGACGCTCCATGTCCGTGGACAGCTTCACCCCGATCGGCGGCACCGGCTTAGGCGCAGCGGTCGGCTGGGGCTCAGCTCTCCGCGGCATGGTCGTGTTCGAGCTCGGCCAGCCAGCGATCCACCGCATCGAGCCGGTACCGGGCGATCCCGCCGAGGCGCAGGAACGGCGGTCCGGTCCCGGCCGAGCGCCACCGTGACAACGTCGACTCGGAGACCTTCAAGTACGCCGCGACCTCGCGGCTGTGCATCAGGGGTGACACCACGAGTGGTCCGTTGTCGCTCATGACACTTCTCCGGTGTCGGGGTCGAGGTCGCGGTAGAACGCTTCCTCGGCCTCACGGCGGGCGGCGACATCGGCCATGACGAACTCCACGAACTCGGCGTCGCGGTCGATGATCGGGATGTCCTCGATCGGTTCGGCGGGCTCTTCGCCGGGCCAGACGGTCTGCCTGGTCGGCCGGTCGTGGTCGAGCTTCGTGCCGGATGCGGCAACCCATTCGCGGAGCCGCTGGCGAGCGTCGGCGAAGTCGCGGTGCCATCCCAGCGGTGCGCTGCCGTTCTGCTCGGGGTCGTAGGCGCAGAGCCAGTGCAGGTGCAGCGCGGACAGTTCCCACAGCAGCTCGGGGTGGGTGTACCAGGCCGGCGGGATGACGGACGCGGGGAGCCCGTAGGTGTGCCTGAGCCAGTCCACCCAGCGGTTGAGTTCCAGCCACTCGACCTCGGCGTCGTCGGCGTTGAGCAGGTTCCAGTTGATCGGGTGCGGGGGCTCAGCGATCAGCGGGTCGTCGTAGCCCTCATCCGTCTCGTCCAGGTCCGGGTCGGGAACGTTGCTCGCGGTCGCGTCATCGGTGGCGTCGGACATGCTGTGCTCCTGTCTGCTCGCGCGAGCGGTCGTCGCGGCTCGCTGTGGCAGCGAGGTGAGCCGTGAGGCGACTGGCTCGTGCTCAGTCAGTGCGACGCAGCAGTGCTTCGATCTCGGCGCGGTCGGCGGTGAGCTGGGTGGCGTCGGGGCGCTTGGGCCACGGGTGCAGGTCGGTGACGATCGGTGGTGCCGAGCGCAGCAGCACGATCCCGGTCCCGAACGGGAGCCGGCGGATACGGTCAGGCGGGAAGATCGGCACCCGCCTGACGGATCGCTGGTTGGAGCGGGTGCCGTGATCGCCGAGGGTCACGGAGTCGGTGTACTCGTCGCGTTCCCCGACGAGCGCGGACAGGTCTTGCAGGTCACGGCTGTTGGATGCGCCGCCGAGGATCACCTTGACGATCGAGGCGTCCCAGATCGCGCCGGCCTGGTGCTCGTTCCACTTGTCCCTGGCTTGGGCGAGGCTTTGTAGGACGGGCATGGTCGTGATGCCCGACCCGCCCCCTTCCGCCATCAGCGTTGGAAGCGACGGCAGCGGGCTGAGGTTGGCTATCTCGTCCAGCGCCAGCAGCAGGGGCGGCTCGAGTCGGGCGCCGGGTGAGCGGGCGGCGAGGCGTCGTGCGGTCTCGATGAGGTCTTCCACGAGGGCGGCCACCAGCGCCGCGGATGCGCCGGCCCCGGACCCGGTAGCCAGCAGGAACAGGGTGCCTTTGTTCTGGATGAACTGCTCGGGGTCGAAGCCCTCGCCGGGGCCGGGTGAGACGGCATCAAGCACCCGCGGGTCGGCCAGCGAGCCGAGCGCCAGGGAGACGCCCTGCCAGATGGAGTCGCGGGTGCGCGGGTCGGAGTCGATCATCGCCTCTAACGATTCCGCCCACCCGGTCGCCGCCAGCGGGGAACTGGTCAGGATCGCCACGGCATCGGCCGCTGCGGTCGGGTCGAGCGTCCAACGGAACAGCTCGGCAGGCGGCCGGTTGTCGATCGCTGCTGCGTGCAGCAGCGATTGCAAAGCGGCCCGGGTCTTGCCCTCCCAGAACCCGCCACCATCGACTCCGCCGGCGGACAGTCCGGTGCCGGCGGCGAGCCCGGTGGCGCGGATCATCGCCGTTTGCGGCGACTCGCACCCACGGATCGGTGACCACCGCATCCCCGCAGGCAGACCCTCCGCCAAGTGTTGGGGGTCGAAGATCGCGACCGGCCCGATCCGACGCCGGGCGCGCATCGTCGCGGTCAGGTTGTCCGGGCGGGTGCTCGTGGCCACGACCGCGCCGGGAGCGTCGAGGATCGCGGGGATCACCAGGTGCAGGCCTTTGCCGCTTCGGGGCGGGCCGATGACCATGATCGAGTCCTCCACACTCGCCCACACGCCTGCGCCCTTGGAGACACCCAGCCGGTAGCCCACGTCCTGCGGACGGGGGTTGCTCAGTCCGGGCCGGAGGTTTCCTGCTCGGCGCAGCAGCGCCTTTTCAGACGCGGCAGTGTTGACCTCCGAGCGAGTAGCGACACCGGCCATCCGACGCGGGTCCTGCTCGATCCGGTGTGTGTGCCGGCGCAGCCGCGACCAGGCCCAGACCCCGCCGGTGACGAGGCTGGCGAGCAGCAGGCTCGCGACGATCCAGTAGACGACCGGGCTCAGGCCGGGCGCACCGAGGGCTGCCGCGGGGTCTCCGGGATCGAACAGCACCCCGATCCCCGAGGCAGGCCCGCCGGTCGGCTGGCTCGTGCCCGTGAGCCATGCCGCGACCGATCCGGCGCCACGGAGCATAAGAGCAATGCCGAACAGCACGACCAGCCCGATCATGGCCGCGTTGGTCAGCTCGTCTCCAAAGGAGCCGGTCTGCCGCCCCTGACCGTTCACGGCGCCACTCGCTGGACGACGACCGTGCCGGAGACGCGCCCCAGCAGCACCACCTCAACGACTCCGCCCGAGGCGTCCGCGCTGAGCTGTGCGGGGTCGATGAGGGCGCGAGCCGCGCCGGTCCCGGCGGCCTCGGTGTGCCCGGTGATGATGGCGACGGCCACATCCTCACCCGGCACGAAGCCGTCGCCCTCGACAGCGAGGAACGCGGGCCCCGATACCGGCTTCTCGGCCTCGGGCGTCGACTGGGTTGTCCGGCGGCGGCGGGGAGCGATGATGTCGGTGAAGCTCGTGCCGTCCGCCTCGCGGACCTCGACCCGCACCGCTGTCGTCCGGTCGTTGGTGGCGCGGTCGATGATCTGCCCGAACGAGGATCGCCGCCACGGCGGCGCGAACGGCTCCGGGGCCAGCGGCTTGCCGTCGATGGTGACGGCGACTGTGCCGTCCTCGCGCACGTCGAGCACGACGAGCGGAATGGACACCGGGACGGATTCGGGCTCGGGCTTCTTCATAGCGTCGAGGTGAGCCAACGCCGCCATGAGCGGATGCATGGTGCTCCTGAGCGTTCGCGCACACGTATGACCCTGTAGGTCGAACCTCTCACGCGTACGGAGGGATGTCGGACGTCTCTGGCAGGCTCTTCGTATGAGTGACGAAACTTGGGACGGCCGCCGGGCCGTCAGTGCGAACTCGGGTGATACGCGGTTCCGTGTGCGCGGCAACCGGATGGTCGACGCGAACACTGGGGAGACATCATTCCGTGTCCGCGACGACGGCAGAGTGGTGGATGCCAACTCCGGCGAGACACGGTTTCGCGTGCGCGATGATGGCCGTGTGGTCGATGTCAACACGGGTGAGACGGTCTACAGACTCAGAGGTTGAGTCATTTGGCACTGGATCGGCCACCGGTGCTCAGGGTTGCCGCGAAGGCCCCTTGGCCGCGTTTATAGTTCGTGCTTGGGCATCAATGTCCGGGCCAGTGAAGAGTCGGTGGAAAGCCTCGTCGAGCACTCTGGCCCCGTCCAGCACCTCCATAGCGGTTAGGTCCGAGTCCTCATGCGTGCCGACGTTTCCGAGCCATTTGACGGCGAAGAAGAGATCAGCCACCGCTGGACGGTCCGGGTCGGCATCCCGCCACTCTTCGATACGTTCGTGTGCGTTCCGAAACTGCCCAGTTGGTCGCGTCGCAGAGATACCTTCTGAGGTCAAGAACCGTTCCACCGTGGCACGCAGCGCTGTTGCGGCCAGACCAGGATCAGCGAAAAGCACGCGAGACGCGCGTAGCACACCCTCTCGCACTTCGTCGGGTGCCGACTTCGGGATCGGCATCATCAGCATCGGCGGATGCAAATGCGTCACGGTGTAGTACGAGGAATAGGCGATGCCTTGATACTCGAAATCCTCGCGATTCGACCTGCGGGAGTAGTCCACGCGGTAGTCACCCGTGCCGTGCACAGCCTGTCGGCACTCGGGATTCTCGCACTGACCGCGGACGACAAACGTGCCGGAAATCCACTCCGGCTCGAACGCAGGGTGGTCGCGCGCGGAAGCCGAGTCGTGTCCTTCATCCTCGGTGGGCGTCGAGAAGCCGATGTATCCGGTCTGGCACTTGGGGCAAGCAGGCCGCGGCCACGGCTGGCCGTCCTCAATCGGACGAGCGAGCTCGGAAAGTGCGGGGTCGACAGCCATGCCTCCAGCGTAGGCGGGACGCTATGCAGACAGGCGTAGAACAGGAATCGATCCCGCGCGACGGCTCTAGATGTGATGTCCAGGGACGTTGTTGAGTCGGTCGAAGGGTACGCCGCCAATCGCAGAGTGGTGTCGGTGGTGGTTGTAGAAGTGGAGCCAGCCGGGCAGCGCCAGGCGTCGTTCGGCCTCTGAACCGTAAAACCTGGCATAGGCCCAGCCGTCCCCGAGCGTGCGGTGGAATCGCTCGATCTTCCCGTTCGTCTGCGGCCGGTAGGGGCGTGTCCGCTTGTGTCGGATGCCGAGCCGAGCGCAGAAGTCCCTCCATGCGTGGGATCTGTATGCCGACCCGTTGTCGGATAGGACTCGCTCGACGGTCACGCCTCGTTCGGCGAACCAGGCCACGGCGCGTTCGAGAACTCCCACCGCTGTGCTCGCCTGCTCATCCGACCAGATTTCTGCGTATGCGACGCGGGAGTGGTCGTCGATGACTGTGTGAACGAACGCCGTCCCGGTGCGCGGCTTGTGATCTTTTCCTCGTGGTAATCCCGGAGTCGCGAGCTTGTTCCGTGCGCCTTGCTGCCGACCTACGTAACGATGTCCACCGCCGTCGGGGATGTTGCCGAACTTCGTGACATCGACATGAATCAACGATCCCGGATGAGGATGCTCATATCGCCGCAATGGCTCGCCAGTGACACGATCGATATGCGAGAGGCGGTTCACGCGGCAACGGACGAGGACCGCGTGAACAGTCGACGTCGAGAGACCAAGTCGCGCAGCGATCTGGGCTGGCCCCAGTCGAAGCCGCCAGCGCAGGTTGATGATCTTCTTCTTGACATGCTCGGGCGTCCTGCCTGGGATCCGGTGCGGCTTGCTGGAGCGATCCTGCATCCCAAACTCACCCTCTTCCCGGTAGCGGCCTGCCCATTTCCGGGCAGTGATCGGGGAGACCATGAACATCTTTGCGGCGATCGTGGCCGGATAGCCGTCTTCGACAATCAGCCGGGCTAACCGGAGACGGGCACGAGGAGTGAGAAGAGCGTTCGGATGGGTCATCAATTGGCCTCCGCCGCGGTCTTCGTAAGCGCGCGTCTGGTGAGAAGCATGATGACGAGAGCGATCGCTGTCAGCACCGAAGCGACCCAAACCGGCGCGAGCAGCCCCAGCCCGGTCGCGAGCCCGAGCGCACCAAGCACGGGCCCCGCTGCAGCTCCGATATTCAATGCTGCGGTTGCGTACGAACCGCCCATCGTTGGCGCACCCGATGCTGCATACAGCACACGCGTGATCAGAGTACTGCCGACGCCGAACGACAGGAATCCCTGAACGAGGACGAGGACGATAAGCGCGACGGGATGAGATGCGACCACTGCCAACACGATCCAGCCTGTCAGCAATAGCGGTCCGCCGACTGCGAGCACGAGGCCAGGTCGTTGATCTGATAGTCGTCCTGCGATCGTGACGCCAAGGAACGATCCGATGCCGAACATCACCAGCGCGACGGACACCCACGCTTCGGCCAAGCCCGCGGTCTCGGTCACGATGGGTGCCAGGAAGGTGAATGCCGCAAAGGTCCCTCCGTTGATCAGCGCTCCGAGTACCATGGCCAGGATGAGCCGCGGCGTCGCCAACTGGCTGAGCTCGACACGGAGCCTTGGTGAGGTCGCGCTAGTCTCGCTCCGACCAACATTGTTCGTGACGCCACGAATGACTCCAACGGCCGCGGGAATACAGAGGATGGCGATCGCCCAGAACGTCGTTCGCCAGCCCAGCGCTGTGCCGAGCAGTGCCCCGGCGGGGACGCCCACGACGGTTGCGATCGTCGTGCCGGAGAGCAGGATCGACAGTGCACGCCCCTTCTGGTTCGCTGGCACGAGGGTAGTGGCCGTGCTCAGTGCTACGGCGAGGAATCCTGCGTTTGCGAGAGCGCTGAGCACCCGGGTGATGAGCAGGAGAGAGAACACTGGTGTCATCGCTCCGATGACGTGGCTTCCCGCGAACACGAGAAGGCAAACGATCAATGTGAGCCGCGGTGGCCAACGGCGAGCGAATGCCGCCATCACTGGCGCGCCGACGACCATACCGACTGCGAATGCGGAGGTCAGCAGGCCCGCAGTGCCGACCGAGACGTCAAGTTCGGTCGCGATCGCGGGGAGCAATCCCGCGAGCATGAATTCTGAAGTGCCCATGACGAAGACCGCCAGGGCAAGCATGTAGAGGGCAAAAGGCATCGAGTACTCCGAGGTGTGAGATCAAGAAATGGTTCTTCTTGTCACCACGGCCAGCGCCCCGGGTACGCCAGACATACGCCCACACAGATCGTGGGCGTCGTAACTAGTGGTTCAAGGGGCTGGCGGTGTGACCGACAACCCCTGACCTGTCTGATTCGGGACTCGACATGCCCCAAACTCTAACATGCCTTCAATGGCGAGCGGTCTGGACAGATACTTCTTGAATCGGCACGGTGTCATTACGGGCGGGGGCCAGAACAACGTCCCTGGACATCACATCTAGACAACGTTGCCGGTCATGCGCGCTGTGGTGTCGAAGGCGGCCAGCTCAGCAGGGTGGAGCTGGTGCTGAACCACGAAGGAGCGGTCCTTGATGCGCCAGAGTCCCTGCCCGGTGCCGAGTCCGGGCAAGAGGCGCTGTTCGGTGCCGGTGAGGCCGAGCGCGGCCGCAGTGGGACCGAGCTGATCGGTCTCCTGCCGGTACACGATCCGGGTCTCGGCGTTCGCCAGGAGACTGTTCGCCAGTGCCCGGTTTGCTGAGCCCAGGTCGCCGACGTTCTCCAAATCGGTGAGCTTGTGGAACACCAGAAGATTCGCCAGCCCGTAGTGCCTGGCGAGCCGCCAGTGCGCGTCCATCCGGCGCAGCAGCGCCGGGTGGGACATGAGCCTCCACGCTTCGTCGTAGATCACCCAGCGGCGGCCGCCGTTGGGGTCGAGCAGCGCGGCTTCCATCCACGCCGATGAGCAGGTCATCAGAACCGAAATCAGGGTGCTGTTCTCGGTGACCCGCGACAGGTCGAGGCTCACCATCGGGAGAGACGGATCGAACTTCACCGTCGATGGGCCATCGAACAGTCCGCTGAGGTCACCAAGGACGAGGCGGCGCAGAGCGTGCCCGACGAGGCGGCCGTCTTCGGTGAGCCGTCCGTCCGGGTCGTCAGCCGGGTCGGGACGCAGCAGCCGGTCGACCACCATCGGGAGGATCGGCACCTCGGCATCGCGCACCGCTCCCGCGAGTGCGGTGTCGATCGCGGTATGTTCGAGAGGCGCCAGCGGTCGATCCAGCACGGTCTCGGTGAGCGCGCCGAGCAGATCACGGCGCCGCGCGGCGAGGGTCGTAGCCCACTCCTGATCCGAGAGGCCGCCGGGCCGGTAGCCCTCATCCAAGGGGTTGAGACGGTTGCCCATCCCGTGCCCGAGGATGATCGCCTTCCCGCCCACGGCCTCCGCGACGCCGCTGTGCTCACCTTTCGGATCGCCGGGCACATAGACGCGGTACCCGAAGGGCAAGGACCGGGTATAGAGGCTCTTGGCGAGCGAGGACTTCCCGGAGCCCACGATGCCCGCCAGGATCAGGTTCGGAGCGGTGATGATGCCCCGCTGGTAGAGCACCCACGGGTCGTAGACGAACGATGAGCCTGAGTAGAGGTCTTGGCCGATGAACATGCCGGCTGACCCCAGCCCGGCCTCGGCGAGAAACGGGTACTGCCCGGCGAGCACGGCGCTGGTGTCCTGATGCCGGGGCAGCCGGAACCGGCCGGGCGAGCGGAGCGTTGCCGGACCGGGCTCACCTGCCGATGGCAGGTAGACGGTGGCGCGACGCTCGGCGCGCTCGGCCTCAGCCTTCGCACGCGACGTTTCCTTCTCCACTTGGCGTTGCTCGGCTATCAGGCGTGCGGCGGCCTCCTTCCGGGCCTTGCGTAGCCGGCGTCGCTCCGAGGCGGGAGCGACGAGGACGGCGGTGTGCAGCTTCTCGTCCCGGCTCACAGCGAGAGCCCTCGGGACTGCTTGACCGAGGCGACGCCGGGATGCTCGAACCAGCCGCCCTCACGCACGGCGCCGCGCCGTGCGGTCGTCTCGCGCGCGGGAGCCGAGCGCCGCGCCGAGACGTGCGCCTGGTCGGGCGGGTCGAGGGCGTCTTCAGCCGGGATCAGGTGCCGCCGGTAGAGGGCGACGTGCCCGGCCTGCGGGTTGTAGGTCATCGCGTAGTCGCCGGTCTCGGCCTGTCGATCACCCGTGTAGACGGGTGCGGAGTCGTGGACATCGCCGCCCTCCATCGCCGCGTCGGTGGTCTCGACGCCGTAGTCCCACTGAGACAGATGCTCGATGCCCGCCTCGGCGCCTTTGGCGTCGATGAGGTCGAGTACCTTGTGGGCTTCCTCGCCTTGGAGGAACACGATGCCGACCCATCGCTCCACGAGGCGATCCTGCGGGTTCCACACGATGCGGCCCGAGTGCGTCATCGCGGCATTGAGGCGGTCGTGGGCTTGGTCGATGAGCGTGCCGGCCTGGTGCAGTTCGTCGGCCGCGGCCACCGCCTCGACCGAGCCGCCGCCGTACTCGCGCGACTCATCGGTGACCTGGTGCTGATGGTTCAGGTGGACGGTGGCGAGCTGGTCGAGCACCTGCCTGAGCGAGCGGACGCCGCCGAGCAGGTCACCGATCACTGCGTAGGTCTCGGACGGGTCCTCGAAGGTGCGGCTGGCGTGCGCGAGCCCGCGCAACGCCTCATAGGCTTCGCCGGCATCGGCAGCAGGGTTCGTGAACGTCGGCATGACGGCCTCCATGACTTTGGTACCTGGCAGGTGCGCGCCGCCGGTCCGATGTCAGTTCCCCTCCGTAGGCTGGTATCTATGCCCTATGTCGCCACCGTGTTGCGCGTGATGATCGCCTCGCCCTCAGACGTGCCTGAGGCTCGCGACGCCGTCGAGAAGGCGGTGCATGGCTGGAACGACGCGAACGCGAGGAACAAGAGCGTGATCCTGCAGCCGTGGAGGTGGGAGACTTCGGCAGTCCCCGTCATGGGCGCTCATCCGCAGAAGCTCATCAACGCGCAAGGGGTCGATGATTCTGACATCGTGTTCGCGCTGTTCGGTGGACGACTCGGTTCACCAACGCCTGATGCCATTTCGGGAACGGCCGAGGAAGTGGACCGGGCGCTGGAGCTGGGCAAGCCGGTCCATCTGTACTTCTCGACCGCCCCGCTGCCGAACGACATCGATACCGCGCAGCTCGACGCCCTCCGTGCCTTCAAGAAGGACATGCAAGATCGCGGACTGCTCGGCGAGTTCAGCAACCCCGAGCAGCTTAATCACGAGGTCTGGAAGGCGATCGAGCACGACATCGTCACCCTGAAAATCGACTCGACCCCTGCCGCACCGTCGCAGCCCGGCGGAGTGGACTTCCTGGTGCAGCCGCATCAAGAGCGCGAGGTCTCGGGAGTGAATTCGAAGGGTGCTCCGCGCTACACGACAAAGCACTGGCTCGACATCACCAACACCGGCGACCGCGATGCGGAAGGCGTCGTGTTCGAGAGCGTCGGCGAAGACAGCGCCATGTTCGTCGCAGGGCCGGACGGAGCGACAACCATTCACCGAGGCCAGACCCGACGCCTACCCGTGATGTTCACCTTCGGAGGCTCTGGCGATCCCGTACTTCGTATCCAATGGGTTGAGGACAATGAGAACAAGCATCGAGACTTCCACGTTGGGTAAGTGCTCGTAGCTACACAATCCGGCACAGCGGCAGCGCCGCCGCCGTGAACGCCGCGGCCTGCTGACCGACGAGCCTTCGGGTCTCGCAGGACGCCTGAATCGCGGACTGCTCGATCGCCGCGGTTGCCGCTTCCAGTTCGTCGAGCGTCGGCGCGGAGACGCTGACCAGGCCCGACACTCGGAGCACCCCGTGGCCGGCGGTCAGGTCGGCTTCTTGTTGGAGCACGTCTTGGTACTCGGCAGTCTGCGTGGCGTCCTCGATCTGCCCCATCCGGGCACGTTGGGCAGCATCCGAGATGTGTTCGACCTTCTTCTTACGGATGTCGCGTGCGGCCTGGTCGGAGCGCATCGGGGTGTAGATCAGCGCCACCGAGCGTTGGATGCCGGTGGACAGCAGCACCGGGGCCAGGAACCCCGGAT
Coding sequences:
- a CDS encoding DUF4145 domain-containing protein, giving the protein MAVDPALSELARPIEDGQPWPRPACPKCQTGYIGFSTPTEDEGHDSASARDHPAFEPEWISGTFVVRGQCENPECRQAVHGTGDYRVDYSRRSNREDFEYQGIAYSSYYTVTHLHPPMLMMPIPKSAPDEVREGVLRASRVLFADPGLAATALRATVERFLTSEGISATRPTGQFRNAHERIEEWRDADPDRPAVADLFFAVKWLGNVGTHEDSDLTAMEVLDGARVLDEAFHRLFTGPDIDAQARTINAAKGPSRQP
- a CDS encoding GntR family transcriptional regulator, which produces MLTIEGPIASSAELLTHVVSRIESGEWMAGDRLPSVRRLAEQLGLAPNTVAKAYRELEAAGWVHTAGRRGTLVASREAGDVEGQALALARAYAREMRGLGLTPEAMVSYLNRALVQAE
- a CDS encoding helix-turn-helix domain-containing protein, whose translation is MSDNGPLVVSPLMHSREVAAYLKVSESTLSRWRSAGTGPPFLRLGGIARYRLDAVDRWLAELEHDHAAES
- a CDS encoding IS481-like element IS5564 family transposase codes for the protein MTHPNALLTPRARLRLARLIVEDGYPATIAAKMFMVSPITARKWAGRYREEGEFGMQDRSSKPHRIPGRTPEHVKKKIINLRWRLRLGPAQIAARLGLSTSTVHAVLVRCRVNRLSHIDRVTGEPLRRYEHPHPGSLIHVDVTKFGNIPDGGGHRYVGRQQGARNKLATPGLPRGKDHKPRTGTAFVHTVIDDHSRVAYAEIWSDEQASTAVGVLERAVAWFAERGVTVERVLSDNGSAYRSHAWRDFCARLGIRHKRTRPYRPQTNGKIERFHRTLGDGWAYARFYGSEAERRLALPGWLHFYNHHRHHSAIGGVPFDRLNNVPGHHI
- a CDS encoding TraM recognition domain-containing protein, with translation MIGLVVLFGIALMLRGAGSVAAWLTGTSQPTGGPASGIGVLFDPGDPAAALGAPGLSPVVYWIVASLLLASLVTGGVWAWSRLRRHTHRIEQDPRRMAGVATRSEVNTAASEKALLRRAGNLRPGLSNPRPQDVGYRLGVSKGAGVWASVEDSIMVIGPPRSGKGLHLVIPAILDAPGAVVATSTRPDNLTATMRARRRIGPVAIFDPQHLAEGLPAGMRWSPIRGCESPQTAMIRATGLAAGTGLSAGGVDGGGFWEGKTRAALQSLLHAAAIDNRPPAELFRWTLDPTAAADAVAILTSSPLAATGWAESLEAMIDSDPRTRDSIWQGVSLALGSLADPRVLDAVSPGPGEGFDPEQFIQNKGTLFLLATGSGAGASAALVAALVEDLIETARRLAARSPGARLEPPLLLALDEIANLSPLPSLPTLMAEGGGSGITTMPVLQSLAQARDKWNEHQAGAIWDASIVKVILGGASNSRDLQDLSALVGERDEYTDSVTLGDHGTRSNQRSVRRVPIFPPDRIRRLPFGTGIVLLRSAPPIVTDLHPWPKRPDATQLTADRAEIEALLRRTD
- a CDS encoding tyrosine-type recombinase/integrase, encoding MPRRAEPQPTAAPKPVPPIGVKLSTDMERRSYGIRARARWTDPTTKRRVIRSEIVPDEAAAHAFFDQLRNSSTKGMDVSMTLLEFVTSIGDRWARGLDPTSTGETYGYGLKLRVLPALGHLPVTQITAGIIDRTIDEWEQRHGASTIKNSIAPLVRVLDEAVRDGLIQINPAKNRAKRSLNRNAFRGQSAEQSSPRAHAIPDMKTLNRLAKACGKVHQSYSDFVMLAALLAARSSEVSGLQVGDVDFGKNLVVIRRQVFPGKGGLVTKPTKSRKERRVPILEPLRPVLERLTEGKRSEDSLLVGPKGGYLTTATVRDATDWDSIVAKLGLPDLTRHGLRHTGATWMADAGIPLHVLQDILGHASMETTRGYLHPDDRHLASAAEQANAFLSAAGQRKQARRSGPSARRL
- a CDS encoding DNA polymerase IV, which gives rise to MTRWILHVDMDQFLAAVELLRRPELVGKPVVVGGRGDPTERAVVSTASYEARAFGIRSGMALRIAVRKCPEAVFLPVDFPVYEAASDQVMATLKAWPGAVVEVLGWGEAFVGIETEDPEGQARGVQAAVFDATGLHCSIGIGDTLVKAKTATEFGKPQGTFVLTRENWAEVMGERPVTDLWGIGKKIGARLNAIDIVSVNDLAAAEVEALIEAFGPSSGAYLSELGRGDGRAWPDDSPWVPRARGHETTYQADLTTAEVPAALGELAEQVMQDLRKEGRPCARVHLKVRFAPFFTKMRVRKLREPTWDPTVVAATALDLFTELGDERRVRLLGIRGEMVPPPEGY